Genomic segment of Triticum aestivum cultivar Chinese Spring chromosome 6A, IWGSC CS RefSeq v2.1, whole genome shotgun sequence:
TGTAAAATACATTCTTATTCCTCTGCTTTTGTCCTCATTCTCATTTTGCTATGTTCTTACTCACCATGTGTATACAATTCATACCAGAACGTGCAAATTATGGGCTCCTTTGATGGCTGGTCACATGGTGAGGCAATGTCGAGGGAATATTCAGGGGATTATGCGAGATTCTCTGCGACTCTGAGGCTTAGACCTGGGAGGTATGTTTTATCAGTTCTGCGATGCTGCCGCGCTCGCTCTGATTCATTAAATAAATCATCTCCATATGTTTGTGTGCATAATAAAGCTACGAAATCAAGTTCTTGGTGGACGGGGAGTGGAAACTGTCATCAGAATACCCGATTACCGGCGAGGGATTGACACAGAACAATAAACTTGCCGTGGAATAGCAGGTTTTTGCTGCCCCTTAGAACTGTATTAGGGCTGTACCAGATTACTACCATGGGTGTCCTGCAGCGAAATccgtgttgtatgaaatgcaaagCCCCATTTGCTTGATTGGGTCTGCATGCTGTCTTTGTAATTTTGCCTCTTAACTGATCTACTGAAGCCACTTAGGAAAGGATCCTTCTTCCATGAATCCATGTGCTAGGAGCTGATCAAACTAGTTTGAAACTGTTACTGCATGTAAAATACTCTTCAAGTAATAAAATCCCACCCCTTCTATCATTATTCAAACAATGTACCGTGAGTATACAAAGTTACAAAGTGAATCTGCAGAATTTTGAAAGCTCTACCTGACTCCGACGCACGTCAAGGAAGTGACAAAGCCTCCTCATCAGTAACAGCTGTATGGTTAAGGCATGCTTTAGTAAGGCTAATCTGAGCTACCACAGGAGCTCCTATGGTTATCGGCTACCTCCTGCACCATTAGCCTGACAACAGGAGACACCGCTCCGGCTCCGGCAGCCACAGCAGCGGACGCCGGCAGGCCCGGGGCAACATCAAGGCACTCCTGGAAATCGGCATCGCAGGACAGGACCACCCACTCATGGTTGTCGTCGAGGTACTTGATGTCGAAGGCGCCGGCATCTAGGCCCAGCCTCTTGGCCACCTCCTCCTTTACTGCTGCTACGCCGGCGGAGCATGGCACCCTGAACCTGATGATGTCCCCTCTGTAGTTCGCCTTGATGGTCACCAGCTCCCCCTCCGCGCCATTGCTGCGCCACAGCAAAGACTTGCGCATTGTGGTTTTGGTGAGAGGTGGAGGATCTTGGCTTGAGCCTTGGGAGGAGGTGTCTTCTCCTAGAGCACTTGACAGGCATGGCAGATGAGGGGCTGGAGCTCGGCGAGAGGTGGAAGAAGAAGCAGCAGTCGGCTTCGGTGAGCAATCCACCGATTCGATGGCCCTGATCTTGCCGAGTGCACGGTTCACCTTGCTGATCTTCCGGAATGGCCATCTTGATATGCCGTGCTGCCTGCAGATGCGCTTCATTGTCGTCGGGCACACTGTAGAACAAGAGTTTCAGACTCTCAGTTGCCTCATCATGCAGTAAATATTTCGGTTTTTCGATATGGGTAGCGGCTTATACGAATGCAAACCAAGTACCAGATTTTCGACATGTTTCAATGAACTTGGTTGGGAGTCAATTCATTGTGGTGTTCATCTTGGTTAATCTGTGTCGAGAATGTTCTTACCGCCGAGGCTCCTCGCAGCATCTTTCAGGCTCCCTGAGAAGTATCCTTGCAGCTCCTTGAGGCTGACAGGTCTTCCGGCCTTCCTTccgatcttcttcttcttcgtctccggTGGTGGTCCGCGATCCTCGGCTCCACTTTGGTCCGCGCCATGGACGCCTCCTGCTTGATCACCGTCCTCCTCGTCTGAATCATTGGTATCATAGTCCCCACGATCGTTCAGTTCATGGGCTGTGTCAGCATCGGCAAGAACGTTCTCCAAGGACAAATCTTGCAGGTCGCTCGTCGCCTCCAGGTGATCGCCGGAGCATTCCTTCCTGATCGTCGCTGCGACGGCGTCCACCATGGCCTTCTGCTCCCCGGCGCTCCTGCAGTCCGGCGGGAGGAAGAACTCCAGCACCACGCATTCCTCCCCTACCTGGCCGTCGTCGCCGACGTCCATGGCGGACTGCGGCAGACGCAGCGGCACGGCGAGGCACCCGGCCAGGCCGTGCATGCGGGCGTAGTGGGCGAGCGGGTAGGCGTCCTTGGACCGCCTGGCGACGTCGGCGCAGAAACGTGgcccgcgcaccgccgccgcctcgcccacgAGCCCCTGGCCGCGCCGCAGGTGGTGCTCGGCGCAGGCGTCGCGGAAGCCGCCGTAGTGCGCGCCCAGGTGGAATGGGGCGCCGGCCGTCGTCAGGGAGAAATGCTGGCCGTCGTCGTCGACGTCCGTGCTGGTGCACTGCTTGCACCTGACCCAGGCCTGCGCCAGCGGCAGCTCGTGGGCTTGGCGGACGGCGGCCAGCAGCCCCGACACCTCCAACATGGCCGCCTGAGTCGCCTCTGAGTTGCATATCTGCACATCACATGTTCATAATCAAGAGGTGGCTTCGGAAGTTGCGACTGGTAGATGAACACGAATGGATTATATAACAAGACAAAATTTTGTTTCCAAAGTGCATGTGATTACGCCTCTCTATTGAGTTTGATGCACCAATCAATCAAAAGACTAAGATGTAGAGAAAATGTGTACGAACCCATGGTTCGCAAGTCGCGGCACGCACCTCGGTCGGTGGCACGGGGTGGCAGATCTCCGAGCCTCTCAACGACACTGCCTGCATGCATAGAATGGCAGAAAATGTTAATCGTAGAAGCTTTTAGGATTCATGGCGGCTACCTAGCCAAACATTTCATGGCGGCTGTTTATGCACAAGGAGTAGTAGTAGTTTTTACGGTGGAGCGAGAATGCAAGGAGGAAGCTAGAGGAGAGACGGACGGATGTCTGACCTGGAGGGCCTTGCAGAGCCTGTGGGCCTCGGCGGCGaagcgggcggcgggggcggcggtgaaGACGAGCTCGAGGACGGCGAGGCAGCGGCGGGGGTCGGCGGGGTCGAGGATGGGGAGGGCGAGGCTGGCCTGGATGTCGTAGATGAGCGCGTAGCTCATGCGCGCGTACTCGCCGGTGCCGTAGAACTGCACGTTGGGCGTCCACTCGGGCGCCCGCGCCTCGAACACCCGCCCCGGCAGCCCGCGCTCCTCCCACGCCGCGCGCTCGCCCTGCCCGCCGCCGCCCACGGCGAACACGTGCGTCAGCGACACCGTCCGGTACTGGAgcagccgccggcacctggaggggagcACGAAGGGCTGCCCGCGGGTCGCCAGCACGCGGCGGCGCTCCCCGTCCCGCGCCGGCGCCCAGACCTGCACCAGCGCGCCgccttcgccgccgtcgccgccgccgctgctcgacTCCTTGTACAGCCGCAGGGCCCGCGCGATCCGCTCCTTCACCGCGCCCCCGCCGTCGGCCTCGCCGAACCCCCCTCCCCGGCCGCCGCTCTCATCACTATCGCCGCCGTCGCTTAGCTGGAGGCTGAAGCCGCCAAGAACTTGCTCCATGTCGGCCTCCACCTCCATCACCATGCCCACCACAAACCACAAACCAGCTACCCAGAAAGACCAAGACAAAAGATCTGCGATCAATGTCGAGCCGCAGCTTCGCAGATCCTAGGTTTAAGCCGCGGGTCAGCGTCGGCTTCTTGTAGGTAGTTTTATCGGTGGAGGAGTCGCGGTGACGGCCCGCGATTGGTCGCCGGCGTCCGGGGGCCGGAATATTACGACGAGGCGTTGGGAATGTGCCGATCCACGGTGGAAGGTGGGGCTATATCGCTGTTAAACAATGCACATCGAGGGATTAAACAAGCTTATCAGGTTATTATCATCGCCCTGGCTGTCCCCTCCCCGCAGCTTCATTCATTTGGACTTTTGCGATGCACTTGGACATGTTCCGTGGTACTGTGGTGCTACATGGTTCTTGCCGTGCTTTGGAGCCAAAGGGGTTGGTTTTGAAGGTAGGAAGGTTATCTTATGTGAGAGCTGCTTTATTTGGACGTGCTTTAAAAGATACAAACTGTTCGGATAGTTTGATTTTGGGAAAAGCTTACCATCACCCCGGCGGATCGCAGCGGCAGCGTCCGCCACCTCCCCTGCATGACACGTGTACAATGAGGGTTCACATACTGCCGAGCGCGCTTCTGCAACAAAGGCTATGTTTCTGAAAGATATGCGGTGTTGTAGTGATCTATGATGGGTCATATTTTACAACAAAACCTCTACCATGGGAATTTTATGCAACCAGAACTCGGTTGCAATTTTTTTGCAACAAAACAGTTATTGCAAAAAAATTCTGCAACAAGACCTATGTTTCAGAAATAGTTCTGCAACAAGACCCATGTTGTAGTGGTGGAGATGCGCTCGGCTCGCTTGATACGGCAAATCTGACGGCTCATGACTTGGCTGGTCTTTTAAAAAGATCAGCCGGCGGACGCTTAGCACGCCCCTTTGATTTTACATGGTAGTGAATTTTCTCCAcatttggtttggaggaattcCAACATATGAATGAGGTTCTTGAATGCACCttttctctcctctcttctctAAGTTTGTCCTAATTCATTTGTTCCTAGGCGGCCCCAGTGGCGGCGAATCTGGGCCTCTCAAGGTCTTGGCctgtgagaggggggggggggggctactgcCTTGGTCGGCCATGGCATCGATGATGTGTAAGCAACGTCATCGGCTCTAAGGCGGTGCAACGGTGGAGTGGGAATGTCCCGGCTCGAGGCCATCGTCCCCATCGGACTCTACTACACTGGCTCTGGAGCACGTGCATGGAAAAATTGTTGAATAGGTTGATGAGTTCAGCTCTCCGCTTATGCGGCAATGCATGAATCACATGCATTGCTTTGTTGTGTGGCGTTGTCCCGCGCCAGGGATTTGCGCGGGTGGCTGTCCCCGGGCATGTATGCCATGGAATGATTCGGATTTCAATTTCTCACGATCATGGTGTGTTGGTGTTCCCCTCCATACATCATCGTCTTCTTCAACAAGTGGTATCGGGAACGCATGGTGACTTCGGTTTGGCGGTGCTCTTCTAAGTACTAGGTTCGGGGGTAAAAACCCCAGGTTTGACATTCGATGGCTGCACCTGGCAATGGCGGTGCTTAAGCGTCGTTCTTCTTGAAGAGATTGCTTCGAAGATTTCTCAGGTGTGTTCTCCTGGGGTGAACATCCTAGATTTGACCTTCACCCGTTGGATCCGACGACGGAGGCGCTTGCTTTCATGCCCTTCCTGAAGGCATTGCTTCTGTAAAACTTTTTTGTCGTAGTTTGTGTGTTATTGAGGGCGGTGGATGATGTTGCTGATTGTTTGCTTGTTGTGTGTCATAGATCCCGCTGGCTCTCCTTCAGTTTACATTTT
This window contains:
- the LOC123132125 gene encoding protein NLP3 isoform X1; this encodes MVMEVEADMEQVLGGFSLQLSDGGDSDESGGRGGGFGEADGGGAVKERIARALRLYKESSSGGGDGGEGGALVQVWAPARDGERRRVLATRGQPFVLPSRCRRLLQYRTVSLTHVFAVGGGGQGERAAWEERGLPGRVFEARAPEWTPNVQFYGTGEYARMSYALIYDIQASLALPILDPADPRRCLAVLELVFTAAPAARFAAEAHRLCKALQAVSLRGSEICHPVPPTEVRAATCEPWICNSEATQAAMLEVSGLLAAVRQAHELPLAQAWVRCKQCTSTDVDDDGQHFSLTTAGAPFHLGAHYGGFRDACAEHHLRRGQGLVGEAAAVRGPRFCADVARRSKDAYPLAHYARMHGLAGCLAVPLRLPQSAMDVGDDGQVGEECVVLEFFLPPDCRSAGEQKAMVDAVAATIRKECSGDHLEATSDLQDLSLENVLADADTAHELNDRGDYDTNDSDEEDGDQAGGVHGADQSGAEDRGPPPETKKKKIGRKAGRPVSLKELQGYFSGSLKDAARSLGVCPTTMKRICRQHGISRWPFRKISKVNRALGKIRAIESVDCSPKPTAASSSTSRRAPAPHLPCLSSALGEDTSSQGSSQDPPPLTKTTMRKSLLWRSNGAEGELVTIKANYRGDIIRFRVPCSAGVAAVKEEVAKRLGLDAGAFDIKYLDDNHEWVVLSCDADFQECLDVAPGLPASAAVAAGAGAVSPVVRLMVQEVADNHRSSCGSSD
- the LOC123132125 gene encoding protein NLP3 isoform X2 → MVMEVEADMEQVLGGFSLQLSDGGDSDESGGRGGGFGEADGGGAVKERIARALRLYKESSSGGGDGGEGGALVQVWAPARDGERRRVLATRGQPFVLPSRCRRLLQYRTVSLTHVFAVGGGGQGERAAWEERGLPGRVFEARAPEWTPNVQFYGTGEYARMSYALIYDIQASLALPILDPADPRRCLAVLELVFTAAPAARFAAEAHRLCKALQAVSLRGSEICHPVPPTEICNSEATQAAMLEVSGLLAAVRQAHELPLAQAWVRCKQCTSTDVDDDGQHFSLTTAGAPFHLGAHYGGFRDACAEHHLRRGQGLVGEAAAVRGPRFCADVARRSKDAYPLAHYARMHGLAGCLAVPLRLPQSAMDVGDDGQVGEECVVLEFFLPPDCRSAGEQKAMVDAVAATIRKECSGDHLEATSDLQDLSLENVLADADTAHELNDRGDYDTNDSDEEDGDQAGGVHGADQSGAEDRGPPPETKKKKIGRKAGRPVSLKELQGYFSGSLKDAARSLGVCPTTMKRICRQHGISRWPFRKISKVNRALGKIRAIESVDCSPKPTAASSSTSRRAPAPHLPCLSSALGEDTSSQGSSQDPPPLTKTTMRKSLLWRSNGAEGELVTIKANYRGDIIRFRVPCSAGVAAVKEEVAKRLGLDAGAFDIKYLDDNHEWVVLSCDADFQECLDVAPGLPASAAVAAGAGAVSPVVRLMVQEVADNHRSSCGSSD